A region of the Echeneis naucrates chromosome 15, fEcheNa1.1, whole genome shotgun sequence genome:
TACACTTTGAAATAAGCATCAATGAATCTCTGGTGGTCTCCATAAATGCTGCGAGCCATTCCAGGCCACGGCTGGCTGATACACAGAGCTCCACTGACAGAGTCACCAGTAAGAGTTTCACCCTGAAAACCACACAACaccacagacaacacacagcacagtcagaaaacaacaaccacgCTTTGATGCTACACAAATGAATTCATACTGGACAGCTTGGGAATCGTTCCCCTGAAAATAAATTGCAGACCAGCAGCTGATGGACATAATACAACATCTCCCTGCCAGTTGTACATGTAATTTATCATGCTATTAGTGGGTGTACTATAGCTACGTGTACCTGTGGCTAACATGTCTCTTACTACAGGTGCCTGTGGAGCACTTATTTTCTGATTAAGTCCTAATAACACTAAGGTGACTCTAGAAACTGCTACTCCAACATTAAAATAGCAAAAGGTGATAAAATGTCTGTTAAAAGTCAGCAGGACACACTGACGCTGGTCTTTTTCTACATCAGCTGGTGATGTGCAGTTAATCTAAAGCTGTTGTTGACATTGAGTACTAAAGTTAAGaaactgcttttgtttcccTCTGTCTGAAGTGCTGTGCGgtttcacgcacacacacatataattcTATCATTTTATTCTCTAgaattctatatatatatattgtggaaggatgaggaaacaaacaggagatGAAGGCGAGTTTGAGCTTTATTCTTCAACtccaaaaccaaactgaaaaagGGACAACCTTGCACCAGAGAGCCCAGGTGTTGCTGGAAAAACATCTAAATACCACGTGATAATAAACCAATTATGTAATATATTTGATAGCCAATATTAATACTGGAGGAGGTCATTGCACTGCAGACTCATAACCTTTCGACTTAATTATTCAGCTGGTTAAATATTTGATAACCACCAAAAGTATAAATTTGTTAGTGATTTCTAATTGAACGGGTTTACCCAGCGATGTTGATACTTTTGCTCCAATAAAAGAAAGTTTCAGAAAAGGATTCACCATCTCACTGCTCTCATATCTCTACAGGAGCAAACTGTGTTCCAGCAGTTTTCCACACCAGTGTTACTGTTTCTGAAACACATACAATCAGCCTTAATCAGGAGTTTGTGTTAACTTTGAGAGGATTGCAGGGAAAGTAAAGTGACCTCGACCTCCTCTGAGGATGAGATCTGTAGGAGTCCTGGTCTAATTCAATCTACACTTAGTAAccagtgatgatgaaaaaccCTTGAGCATCTGCTGATTACAGCTCTTcaacagagggagggaaataGGGAAACTAGCGGATAATTAATTTGGGGGAGCAGCGATCATCCCAACAACATCTGAAAGTCTGTTAATCAAAGCAAACAGATGCTGCTGTCCTGTTTTAACCGAAAGATTAAACAGAGAGAGGGGTGCCTTTCGAAGGCTTGATTGACCTCATATATCTAAAGGTCAAGTGGGGTAAACAAGAGGACTGAGTGGAGGAGAGCTCAGCCTGACAGATCCTCAAAGGGCCGTCTGTTAAATTAATCTTAAAGCACATGAAAGAATATTTGATTTGTCATTAACATGTCAcgtttcataaaaacaaatcactgagGGTACAGTGCATGTTTTTACTCCTGTGAGAAAGTCCCATGTGAAACCAACAATTAACTGACTCTACACGAGTGTAGATGTGAGTATCTGCCTGATCAACATGGAGGGAGTGTTTGAGACAAAGACCCACGGCGTCAATGCAACAGAGCCTGCTTCTCTTTGACCGCACAGCTGAAAAGTCAAAAAACACTAACAGGTTTGTTTTCTCAAGAAAGCATGGGCTTAACAGTGACACAAAGGACAGCATGTCTGACAGTCAGTCTTTATGAATGCAAGGTTCTGACATTGTGACACGGGAAGTTTTGCTCTTTGTCTTCATTCAGTCCTTTGACATGTAATCATAGGTCAACAAATTTTTCTTAGCTATGCACCTCAGAGCCCAGAAACCTTAGAgtcattcagttcatttcagTTGTATGGCTATTTTACCTTCTCTCCCATGAGAACAGGCTGGATGCCAAAGAAGGGCCTCATGGCCATTGCTGGGATGATGGGAGCTCCTTCCTCTAAAGGGTGAGGGGCAATGCAGATGCCTCCAGTCTCTGCAAAGAGAGGACAGACATGTGGGCTTGTGATTAAATCTCCaatctttcatttgtttcttacAACAGCTGGATTTGTTGGCTGTTAAGTATTTAACTAGCACTGAACAGAATGACTGACATCTGCTGGAGGCTCTTACTGTTTGAACTGTGTTGAAGATAAGCAAATCTTTGCCCCACAGGAAACATAATGAAGTTATTAACATCTGATGGGTTTATCCCATGGGGACAAGGAAGCCAAAGAAGAACCAAGCATATAGCAgccacaaacataaaaaaacaaaaacttaaatagGTTGAAAGAAAAAACTCTGGCATGCATGAAGACGATGATGAGGCTGAACAttcttcacagaaaataaatgtcagatCTTCATCAGAATTTACTCTGATGCGATAGTGACCTCATCTTCAGTGGTTTAAAGGCAGCATCTTATTTCCTTCCTTTTAAATGGATCAATGCCCTCTGGATTTCTGATGATAGCAAGGAAGCAGGTCCTGCTCCTGGCCACTAGAGTGCCTCAGATATTTCCTTAGGCTGCAGCTTTGATTTCctttaatttcttaatttactggggatttttctccttttcatagAAGGAAGCAGCTGGCAGCGACTTTAAAGTCTGattcaaaaaaacaacacatactCAGTGCCCTGCTGATTGTCGAGGAATTaggtcacacactcacagtggTGTTAGTGATCCAGCAATGTCTTGTGTTGGTGGTAAAAGTGTGCTGAGGATTTGATCttaattcattttctgcagagctgcagatgttCTTCTGCTAATCGTTCAAATTAGGGTGGAAGAGAGAATCAGAAAAACTTAGAGCATCAGTCAGACAACCACATGCAGACTAAAACTGCAGGACCACATCAGAGGTTCGGAACACCAAGAGAGAAACTATTCAAATAAAGGAAACATGATGAATCTTattgtgacccggaaacagataaagcggttgaagatgaatgaatgaatgataagtCTTAATGTTAAGTTTTGCtttgtgctgttgccccacaacaagaaggctcAACCTTTACTTAACATGAGTCTTCAATTCAGCCTAATTGCTGAATTGTAGACTTCTCAAGGTATCAGGAGAAAGTCCAGATTCAACTGAAATAATTCAATGTGTCAAAACATCATGGCCCACAGTAGCTGTTTATTCATCATCCTTTCTTCACATACATGTAAGACTACAAAGATTCTTTGTCAGTGAGGTCTGAAGTTTTTAAAACGAACAGTATATTGAAAACTTGTATAGTACCTTTAAAGGCTGGAGTCTTTAGAGCTGCTTACCTTactgtgatttgttttcttttctaatcATTCTGAATATGTATTCTTCCTAAATGTTCGTACTGATGTTTTGGGGCTTTAGTTTTTCTCctaaaggttttattttttcagtgtaaGCATGTTAGGATTAGGTTGTTTTGTGGCTGAGACTGTATTTTTACAGAGACAAGGGTTTCCTATTCACAGACTTCCAATGCTTATTGGGGGGgtcatgttttctctcattgGTATTACCATATTTCTGTgcttatatttgtgttttttgctgtttatcCTGAgttgagtgaaaaaaaataaatctaatacaTTGTCAAACGACTTGAAACCAGAATTTAAAAAACTCTAATCTTGATCTAGCTGTTTACCTTTAAACTATCAATTCCACAGTTTCATGAGTGCATGAGTTGTTGGTGTGTCTCACCAGTCTGCCACCAGGTGTCCACTAAAGGACAACGTCCCTCGCCAACCACGCTATGGAACCAGTGCCAGGCCTCGTGGTTGATGGGCTCTCCCACtgcgcatgcgcacacacacacacacagtttattaGATTGTACAATTCACTTTAACAACTGTGTGTGCTAATGCTTCTGTTTTCATAAATCCAGTTTGAATCCAGAATACAGTTATTGTGTTAGAAAACGCAGGTTATCAATGAAATACTGATGAAATTATCACTGAAATAGGGATCTTTGAGCTGTGTACATACAATCAGACAGATTTTATATTAAACGTTTGGTTGATATCCCAGTGTTAGAATAACAGTGCCATCCGGGGATAATTAGGTGGATATATAAAGTCTTAAGCAGATATTGTCCGAGCAGTCACTGTCACCAAAACCTGTGCTTGTGTTGTCGGTTTGTGCAGCGCCTTTGTTGTCAGGCTGATGAAGGGACcccttgtctttttctctggaCAGTACAAGTTAATAGTTGTTTTGTCTAAGGCATTTTATAAGCTGTCTTGAGTTTCCGCTCTTTGTGAAAGGTTTAGATTTAAGAATTTATGGGTATGCCactaatgaaattaaatttttgtgAAGCATCTTTATTTGATTCAGCAACATCTAGAGAAAGCTGTGCCAGAAAACATTGTCTTTGTCTGGAAGTGTAGACATACAGAACTCCCCCAAACAGAGTGGaacaaaatagagaaaaaaaattgagaaatgcCACTGCTCCAGCACAGAGGAAGATGGTGGTGGAGGAAAAGTGCTGTCAGGAGGAGGTGGCAAGATGGGCCAAGGCAGTCTCCCTTGGCAAACAGGGACAGTGGACATGGTGGGGCAGTGTTGAAAGAAGAAAGTTGCCACAACCAAGTTTTAAAGAGCCTTGTGCCCACACTGGAGGGAATATATTCCAGCATCAACGCGCTACCATCATCAATAGCTAACACCTCATGGACAACTGCCTATGTCCGTGAAAGGGATACAGCTACCAAGAGCAACTCCACACCATTGGAGAGAAGCCAGCTGTGCTTAGCATGCAACTGGAAACTGCTAGCAGATATTGACAAACAGTTGGCGTTTCCTCCAGAGATAGCCACCACCACTTTGAGACCTGATCTGGTGCTCTGGTCCCCTTCTCTGAAGAAGTTTTATATAATTGAGCTCACCGTACCCTGGGAGGATTCCATGGACGAGGCATATAGACAAAAACATCTGTGATATGCCGAGTTAGCTGCTGAAGCACAGCATCGCAGCTGGAACACAGAAGTCTGCCCAGTGGAGGTTGGATGCAGAGGGTTTGTGGGAACATCTATCACCAAACCGCTGAGGGACTTGGGAATCTGGGACCAGAGCTAGCATGCAGCCATCCAAACTGaatcagaggcagcagagagaagtAGCCAGTGGCTCTGCCTGAAGAGGAACAACCCCTGTTGGCCCCCCAAGTAACAAGCCAGGAGGTATATGGTCAGTTTAGGATTGACACAGGGAACAGGACACCCCTGCCATGCCATGCAGTCCAATGAGATGTCTGCCACTTGACAAAAAGGCAACTCTCTTGGCTAATTGAGATGGCGACCTCTGGTGAGGGTGCATAGTGTTAAACACCCCATGAGCCAGAGAAGCACTACTGATGATGCATCCCATAAATTCAACTATCCCCCAATATTCTCCAAGCCTGCCAGTTGTCTGTATGTCCTTGCACAAGGATATCAACATCTCATCCTTTGTTTTGGAATCATTAAAGGTCCGTATTTCACACTTTTGCTTGTATTTTTTGTTCAGTTGTAATGGAAGCACAGCTACTCCTGATCACGTTTTACAATACAGGGGAATAATGCATTTGAACACTTGGCGTGTATCTGACCTGATCCCAGAGTTCTCAGGGATGAGCGGTCATACTTCTTCACCCAGCAGTCATCGTACTTCAGCAGCAGACGCAGCGCCGTTGGAGTGCTATAAAACTGATTGATCCTCAGGCGCTCAACCATCTCCCAGTACCTGCCTGAAGGACAACAAAAATGTTACAGCTGTGTAGGaagcaacatttatttcaatgaTCACTCAGATAAGCTAACCAGTCATCACATCATGACCATCTGGATAATATTAAAGTTGTGAGGTGGAGTCTCCATGAATCTGACCTGTATGCTCAGTCCATCCCACAGCTTCTGGACTAAATTGCAATCTGGGGAATTTGGAAtcaagtcaacaccttgaactggttgCTGTTAGTCAGATCATTCGTGAACTGTTGTTGCAGTCAGGCAGGGAGCATTATCCTGGTGGAAGGGCCAACTGCCATTagagaatactgtttccatgaaagGCTGGACTGggtctgaaccaggtttaggTCGGTGTAACATCCACATGAACGGCAGGACACAAGGTTTCCCAGGAGAACATCACACTATCTCCACCAGCGggtcttcttcccataatgcatcctggtgccattTTTCCCCAGGGAGGAGACAGACCcatgtaaaagaaaatctgatcCATCACGGCAGACTACTTTCTTCCATTCTACATGATCCAATGCTTATGCCCATATGTCCATTGTAGGGGACAGTGTGGACATCTTGGCTggtctgcagctacacaacGACACAACACTGTGATGCTCTGTTTGTTGTGAcagctttctatcagaaccagcatgaacttcagcagtttgagctgcagcagctgttctgCTGGACCAGACCACACGGTCCAGCCATCTCTCAGCACTACCAATGAGCCTTGACCCTTCACACTGTGGTCAAATGTTTTTGTACCTTGGACCACTTTTGATAGATTCAGGGCCTCTGCAGAACAGgaacatcccacagagctgcagtgttgatTCTGTCTTCTATGCATTACGTCTTGGTTCTTTTCAAAGTCTCTCACATGCTCAcacaacatttttctgtttcaactCATCAATTTCCGGATGTTTACCTGCTGTCTAATAGATCCACCCAGTAATGTGTACCATGGTAAACAGGTAATCACAGCTATTCGTGTCACCTGttagtggtcataatgttatggctgattaGTATATGTGCAGGTGCACATCCCTACAAGATGACTTGGCAGCATTAATGTCTTGATattaaagtgataaaagatCATGTCACCTTTTGCTTATGTAGGTCAGACCTGTTACTGCTAAGCAGCCAATTGGAGCCAAGAGGAAACACAATTATAAAACAACCGAGGCGAGATAAAGTGAAGCCGCGCCACGGCTGTCGGTAATAAATCAACATAACTGACATTAATGATTATTTCAACCCtggagaaatgcaaataaaagaGATCCCCATCGCcctctttttaattaatatgcTACACAGAGGTACAACAACTTAACTGGAACTAATGGGCATGGCTGATAGAGAAATGTTTTGGTTATTTGCGCTTCAGCTACTAACTATGGATTTTATTCAAAACCTGGTTCTTAAACAGGATCAGACTGGTCTGGTtaaccagcagactgacacaGTGTACTCTTGGTTTGACAGTGTTTACAGTAGGAGGCCATAACACACAAATACTTTTTGTTTGCAATTCCCATTACGGGCCCTGAGCTTCTATATTCCCTTACAGTGAATATGAGAAATGCATTGGGGTGGTAATCTGCTTTCAGTTCAGGGTCTTACCTGGGTCTGGGTAGACAGGTGTGCTCTCAAATAAGACAGTTGTGGCACCATTACACAAAGGGCCATAAACGACGTAACTGTGACCTGTGATCCACCCGACATCTGCCACACAGCCAAAAACATCTCCATCCCGGTAATCAAACACGTACTGAAATcagcacaaaacaaattaaaggtggtctgcttcatgtttgtgttactgtcagtgttgttttgtctACATCTGTGAAGCCACATTTACCAAAAGCCTCATCATTTGTTCAGTTTCATTTCCGAGCATTTAATTAAGGGATGGGATTTTGGTTGGAAATGTAGTGCCATGgcaggatttttattttggattcaATGATGTGCTTCAGTCCATGGtcaatctttcttttcttttttcaagttttatttCACTATGTTAAGACATCAATTCCTATTTTAGATCGAATGCAGTTGTTTGAAATGCTGCTTGTGTCCAATCATTGCCATggattttttaaatctattttttgtATAatcttttttctgcatttacttcttgtttctttttattatcttccttttttttacatcttagTAATTAATCATAACAGATAATTAACATCATTCCTCCTAACCAGTACCTTAATATCCTTACTTAATCCTGCTTTAGCAGCTCACCACCTCCAGATGATCCATATCATCCCACTGATACTGGAAACAGCTGATTATCTACTGCTGTttaactctgtctctctctttgttgaTTGGATCTATTCattggtgttgtttttgtctgcaagTTAACCTAATTCTGAATGTTTCTCGAGCACAGTTCTCTCTCAAACAATGTAAGACTTCCTTATTGCATCTAGTTTATATGCAGGACACAGGTCAGTTGAGTTGAATGAGGAGTAATTGGGGTCGTCTCCAACACTTCACAGTTTTCTATGAGATACCTGTGGTGTGTAGTGCCAGGGAAGAAGTTTGTAAAAAGTGTGGAAAGAATCTGAGGAGTTGCTTCGATCATTAACAAAAGAGATGTTCCCACCAACTCCACCTCCCAGCCTCTCTCTGTGCTCCTCAGTCTCTTGCCCGGGTGTGGACCCAGCAGTCCGTGTCATTTTCAGATAAAGCAgcttttgttctgttgttttggccaaacaaacagcaagccaaccaacccccccaacccgccccccaccccttccACCCCGAGCCACTAAGCTGCTTTATAAATTAGCGCTGataaatattttcagcagtgATGGAAAGGGAGGTGGAcgaggagagaaggggagggtaTTATGgctcatgtttttattcaattatcatcatcatcatcatcatcatcatgtcgGCTTTAGTCAATCCCTGcacgcaagcacacacagagaaagcagATGTTTCTGCTTGTCAATCagaaaaaagctaatttaaagCTTGTTGAGGCAGATTTAGCCACAGGACTGCTTCCTCCTCCCCATTACTGTCCTCTTTGAGAACAAAGaccagtgtttttgtttggtctgctgtgtaatttatttcttttttcttcattccctcattaaaaatgtttatgaagACTGAAGCAGATCTGGATTTCATTAAACTCTGAAAATCTcagtattcaaaataaatataatctaCCACAATGTCATGTGTGACAGACATTAGAGTAAAGACCTGTTTAGTAAATGTTGCTATGGCAGagaaagcagtgtgtgtgggtAAGGCGGGACagaaagttgtgtgtgtgtgtacctgatGTGTCATCGAGGTGTACAGCAGGTATCCAGCTTGTGTGTGGACAATGCCTTTTGGCTTCCCTGTGCTGCCGGATGTATAAAGAAGAAACAGGCTGTCCTCACTGTCCAGAGGCTCTGGAGGGCAGACTGAAGCATGTTGAGACATCATCTGCAAGGTACAGCATATTACCGATACCGCTCTACACTGACTCCTTCTCAACATCTCATAATGCCACAGACACAACAACTACTGCTATTACTTTTCCATGTGACagtgctgctgtaaaaaaatattgatttcttGTTTCAGAGGTTATAACTTGTTTGAAACCAATCTCATCAATACTCTCCATCATGAACAGGTGTACCGATCAGGTGAATTAATCGTTGGGCGGTCACCTCATCCAGAGGAACATCCAGCTCTCCCATCACTACAGGCTGCTCTGTCCTCTGGGAGACAAAGATGTGTTGGATGGAAGTACAGCTCCTCACTGCAGCATCCACTGTGGACTTCAGGTGGATGAGGCGGCCCCCCCTCACACCTTGATTACAGGTGATCACTGCTTTGCACTGAGCTGGAAACACAACAAGTGGTCATTCACTATGAGGGTTTGACTACCAGTTCCCTGGTCACTCTTACATAAACTGGGGTTATTCTGGGAGATTAGATGACCTCTGCTGGCTACTGATACTGCAGgtaaacatgttttcactggAAATATGAAGCCTTCTGCAATCAGAGTGGCAGTTTAACTAAGACATGAGAGGTCGGGGGATGGTAGTCCAAAGTCAGTCCAAACCCTGTTTGAGGGAAATAGAGAACTTTGCGGGAACATACAGTATGTCGAACATCATACAGAGAAGCCCCTGTCCCCAAATCTGAATCCTTAACCTGCTCACCATGAGCTCACAGTGGACACTCCAATG
Encoded here:
- the acss1 gene encoding acetyl-coenzyme A synthetase 2-like, mitochondrial isoform X3, yielding MQRISMAARCSPGTRFFKTLLSCRTGGPGQYRTPGLCEQQLRCRFSSLPSPPPPGTWSQLHRLPHRDLYRLSVTDPDRFWGSAAVDRLRWMRPFHQVRDCDFSSGKINWFVGGKINVSAQCKAVITCNQGVRGGRLIHLKSTVDAAVRSCTSIQHIFVSQRTEQPVVMGELDVPLDEMMSQHASVCPPEPLDSEDSLFLLYTSGSTGKPKGIVHTQAGYLLYTSMTHQYVFDYRDGDVFGCVADVGWITGHSYVVYGPLCNGATTVLFESTPVYPDPGRYWEMVERLRINQFYSTPTALRLLLKYDDCWVKKYDRSSLRTLGSVGEPINHEAWHWFHSVVGEGRCPLVDTWWQTETGGICIAPHPLEEGAPIIPAMAMRPFFGIQPVLMGEKGETLTGDSVSGALCISQPWPGMARSIYGDHQRFIDAYFKVYHGYYFTGDGAHRSEDGYYQITGRMDDVINVSGHRLGTAEIEDALDEHPAVPETAVIGIPHDIKGEVPFAFVVLKEDVGDDPTAILQHLRGLVANKITKYAVPEHFLVVKRLPKTRSGKIMRRILRKVVLETTNDLGDVSTLDDPSVVKEIVETYELYRKDREKKK
- the acss1 gene encoding acetyl-coenzyme A synthetase 2-like, mitochondrial isoform X2, producing MQRISMAARCSPGTRFFKTLLSCRTGGPGQYRTPGLCEQQLRCRFSSLPSPPPPGTWSQLHRLPHRDLYRLSVTDPDRFWGSAAVDRLRWMRPFHQVRDCDFSSGKINWFVGGKINVSVNCLDVHAENHPDRVALIWERDEPGTEVKVTYRELLETTCRLANTLKSHEIKKGDRVAIYMPVSPIAVAAMLACARIGAVHTMVFAGFSSEALAAKIQDAQCKAVITCNQGVRGGRLIHLKSTVDAAVRSCTSIQHIFVSQRTEQPVVMGELDVPLDEMMSQHASVCPPEPLDSEDSLFLLYTSGSTGKPKGIVHTQAGYLLYTSMTHQYVFDYRDGDVFGCVADVGWITGHSYVVYGPLCNGATTVLFESTPVYPDPGRYWEMVERLRINQFYSTPTALRLLLKYDDCWVKKYDRSSLRTLGSVGEPINHEAWHWFHSVVGEGRCPLVDTWWQTETGGICIAPHPLEEGAPIIPAMAMRPFFGIQPVLMGEKGETLTGDSVSGALCISQPWPGMARSIYGDHQRFIDAYFKVYHGYYFTGDGAHRSEDGYYQITGRMDDVINVSGHRLGTAEIEDALDEHPAVPETAVIGIPHDIKGEGRCWRRPHCHPAASQRPGCQQDHQIRRP